A window of the Citrus sinensis cultivar Valencia sweet orange chromosome 9, DVS_A1.0, whole genome shotgun sequence genome harbors these coding sequences:
- the LOC102606709 gene encoding uncharacterized protein LOC102606709 — protein MVRAFKMKGQKRKKKRDEKYDREEEEEEKEEVEEEELNDSGKRAKLEKTSQNDNKKGEEDGQEEKDVVVHEMEGIPIAPSDQNTKRLGVIFVLEKASLEVAKVGKSYQILNSDDHSNFLRRNNKNPADYRPDIVHQALLSILDSPLTKAGRLQAVYVRTDKGVLFEVKPHVRLPRTYKRFAGIMLQLLQKLSITAVGKREKLLRVIKNPVTQYLPVNSRKIGFSYSSEKLVKMRNYVASISDDDNLVFVVGAMAHGKIDCDYTDDLIAISGYPLSAARCIARICEALEDKWNLL, from the exons ATGGTGAGGGCTTTTAAGATGAAAGGgcaaaagaggaagaagaagagagatgaaaaatatgatagagaagaagaggaggaagaaaaggaagaagtAGAAGAAGAGGAATTGAACGATTCAGGAAAGAGGGCTAAATTAGAGAAAACTTCacaaaatgataataagaAGGGAGAGGAAGAtggacaagaagaaaaagatgtgGTCGTTCATGAAATGGAAGGTATTCCAATTGCCCCAAGTGATCAAAATACCAAGAGACTAggtgttatttttgttctcGAGAAAGCTTCTCTTGAAGTTGCTAAAGTTGGAAAG AGTTACCAGATTTTAAATTCTGATGATCACTCCAATTTCTTGCGAAGGAATAACAAAAATCCAGCTGATTACAGGCCTGACATCGTTCATCAG GCTCTCCTATCAATTTTAGACAGCCCACTAACCAAGGCTGGGAGGTTACAAGCTGTCTATGTTAGAACCGATAAAGGTGTTCTTTTTGAAGTTAAACCACATGTTCGTCTACCGAGGACATATAAGCGTTTTGCTGGTATCATGT TGCAGCTGCTGCAAAAACTAAGCATAACAGCTGTTGGCAAGCGTGAGAAATTATTGCGTGTAATCAAGAATCCTGTCACCCAATATTTACCTGTAAACTCCAGAAAGATAG GTTTCTCATATAGTTCAGAAAAATTGGTTAAGATGAGGAATTATGTGGCTTCCATCAGTGATGACGACAACCTTGTTTTTGTG GTTGGTGCAATGGCACATGGGAAAATCGATTGTGATTATACAGATGATTTAATAGCAA TTTCTGGCTATCCACTGAGTGCTGCCCGTTGCATCGCAAGGATTTGCGAAGCTTTGGAGGATAAGTGGAATCTGTTGTAA